The Micromonospora sp. NBC_00421 genome contains a region encoding:
- a CDS encoding NUDIX hydrolase — protein sequence MTELPRDLPVLERTAVRLVVRDRDGLILLFHTRDPEHPRLGTWWELPGGGVDPGESYPQTALRELREETGFVVTAGQLGPPTWRRRASFIHRQLRHVQDEVVLTVRLDAAAPDVDGADRLDYEVEDYFGFRWWRVDEIVTSTARFYPGRLPELLTAFLAGEQIDEPFELWS from the coding sequence GTGACCGAACTGCCCCGGGACCTGCCCGTGCTCGAACGCACCGCCGTGCGGCTGGTGGTCCGCGACCGGGACGGACTGATCCTGCTGTTCCACACCCGCGACCCGGAGCATCCCCGGCTCGGCACCTGGTGGGAGCTGCCCGGTGGGGGCGTCGACCCCGGGGAGTCGTACCCGCAGACCGCGCTGCGGGAGCTGCGGGAGGAGACCGGCTTCGTGGTCACCGCCGGGCAGCTCGGCCCGCCGACCTGGCGGCGGCGGGCCAGCTTCATCCACCGTCAGTTACGGCACGTCCAGGACGAGGTGGTGCTGACGGTACGCCTCGACGCCGCCGCGCCGGACGTCGACGGCGCCGACCGGCTCGACTACGAGGTGGAGGACTACTTCGGTTTCCGCTGGTGGAGGGTCGACGAGATCGTCACCAGCACCGCCCGGTTCTACCCCGGCCGGCTGCCCGAGCTGCTCACCGCGTTCCTGGCCGGCGAGCAGATCGACGAACCTTTCGAACTCTGGTCCTGA
- a CDS encoding class I SAM-dependent methyltransferase, with translation MAEVFGEVAADYDEIRPGYPAALAGTILAYHGGPPARLVEVGAGTGLATALLVDLAAADAEPTRRPPAAAGPEGSGRRERGVAGPAAVAPEPRRPGARVTCVEPDARMAAVLAARFPGVEVTVTRFERWSPPPGGVSLLACALAWHWLDPATRNRRAHDALTPGGTLAVFAHRYDYVDPAHSAAIRAAFESVDPVPHHDQPEDWFHADITASGLFTDVRSTAFRRSVPLTTAAYQRLVGTFSPQLRRPPELRERVLAAIGTAVDGFGGTVTLDLRTTLVLARRPA, from the coding sequence ATGGCTGAGGTCTTCGGTGAGGTGGCGGCGGACTACGACGAGATCCGGCCGGGATATCCGGCCGCCCTCGCCGGGACCATCCTCGCCTATCACGGCGGACCCCCCGCCCGGCTGGTCGAGGTCGGTGCCGGCACCGGCCTGGCCACCGCCCTGCTGGTCGACCTCGCCGCGGCGGACGCCGAGCCGACCCGCCGGCCGCCGGCCGCGGCGGGGCCTGAAGGTTCCGGGCGGCGGGAGCGGGGCGTGGCAGGGCCGGCAGCCGTCGCACCGGAGCCGCGCCGGCCGGGGGCCCGGGTGACCTGCGTCGAGCCGGACGCCCGGATGGCGGCGGTGCTGGCCGCCCGGTTCCCCGGCGTCGAGGTGACCGTGACCCGGTTCGAGCGGTGGTCACCGCCGCCCGGTGGGGTGTCGCTGCTGGCCTGCGCGTTGGCCTGGCACTGGCTCGACCCGGCCACCCGCAACCGGCGGGCCCACGACGCGCTGACCCCCGGTGGCACCCTGGCCGTCTTCGCCCACCGCTACGACTACGTCGACCCGGCCCATTCGGCGGCGATCCGGGCGGCCTTCGAGTCGGTCGACCCGGTGCCGCACCACGACCAGCCGGAGGACTGGTTCCACGCCGACATCACCGCCAGCGGACTCTTCACCGACGTGCGGTCGACAGCCTTCCGCCGGTCGGTGCCGCTGACCACGGCGGCGTACCAGCGGCTGGTCGGCACCTTCTCGCCACAGCTGCGCCGACCACCGGAGCTGCGGGAACGGGTCCTCGCGGCGATCGGCACCGCGGTCGACGGCTTCGGCGGCACGGTCACCCTGGACCTGCGGACGACGCTGGTGCTGGCCCGTCGGCCGGCCTGA
- a CDS encoding YciI family protein, whose translation MAKYMLIMRGTDESVAKMMETPFEEMLETVGRFNEELIRAGVLVAAEGLEDPAESVVVDYSGETPVVTDGPYGETKELFGGFYLIDVASKEEAVEWARRMPAISGSRCEVRRVPSIDEFPQDNEWVVRERAWRERTGQL comes from the coding sequence ATGGCCAAGTACATGCTGATCATGCGGGGTACGGACGAGTCCGTCGCGAAGATGATGGAGACGCCCTTCGAGGAGATGCTGGAGACGGTGGGGCGGTTCAACGAGGAGCTGATCCGGGCGGGTGTGCTGGTGGCCGCCGAGGGCCTGGAGGACCCGGCCGAGAGCGTGGTGGTCGACTACAGCGGGGAGACCCCGGTCGTCACCGACGGGCCGTACGGCGAGACGAAGGAGCTGTTCGGCGGCTTCTACCTGATCGACGTGGCATCGAAGGAGGAGGCCGTGGAGTGGGCCCGGCGGATGCCGGCGATCAGCGGCAGCAGGTGCGAGGTCCGCCGGGTACCCAGCATCGACGAGTTTCCGCAGGACAACGAGTGGGTCGTCAGGGAGCGGGCGTGGCGCGAGCGGACCGGCCAGCTCTGA
- a CDS encoding RNA polymerase sigma factor — protein sequence MESARIVGALARFTGDFALAEDVAQEAVAQALVGWARDGVPTNPVGWLLTAARRRAVDAFRRRAALDERYAALAGQLAGGTGGSPSDDLPWDPDRVDDDILALMFVACHPVLSPEARLALTLRVVGGLSSEEIARAFLVPVPTVQARITRAKKTIAAARVPFALPEPAQRRERLGAVLSVLYVIFTEGSTATSGDRLLRPDLAYEAIRLARTLAALLPTEPEVHGLLALCELTAARFPARVDADGEAVLLADQDRRRWDRSAIRRGVAALGRASALGRGLGPYGLQASIAACHAGAASVAQTDWARVVLLYEALGRVAPSPVVALNRAVAVAMADGPQQALAVVDEVAAAGRLAGSHLLPSVRGELLARLGRTVEARAELEFAARLCRNARERSVLLRKADALGG from the coding sequence ATCGAGTCCGCCCGGATCGTCGGGGCGCTGGCCCGCTTCACCGGCGACTTCGCGCTGGCCGAGGATGTCGCGCAGGAGGCGGTGGCGCAGGCGCTTGTCGGCTGGGCGCGCGACGGGGTGCCGACGAACCCGGTGGGCTGGCTGCTCACCGCCGCCCGGCGGCGCGCGGTCGACGCCTTCCGCCGCCGGGCGGCGTTGGACGAGCGGTACGCCGCGCTCGCCGGTCAGCTCGCCGGGGGTACCGGCGGATCGCCCTCCGACGACCTGCCGTGGGACCCGGACCGGGTCGACGACGACATCCTCGCGCTGATGTTCGTGGCGTGTCATCCGGTGCTCTCTCCCGAGGCCCGGCTGGCTCTGACGTTGCGGGTGGTCGGTGGTCTGTCGAGCGAGGAGATCGCGCGGGCGTTCCTGGTGCCGGTGCCCACCGTCCAGGCGCGGATCACCCGGGCCAAGAAGACGATCGCCGCCGCGCGGGTGCCGTTCGCGCTCCCCGAGCCGGCGCAGCGTCGGGAGCGGCTCGGCGCGGTCCTGAGCGTGCTCTACGTGATCTTCACCGAGGGGTCGACGGCGACGAGCGGTGACCGGCTGCTCCGCCCCGACCTGGCGTACGAGGCGATCAGGCTGGCCCGGACGCTGGCCGCGCTGCTGCCCACCGAGCCGGAGGTGCACGGCCTGCTCGCCCTCTGCGAGCTGACGGCCGCGCGGTTCCCGGCCCGGGTTGACGCGGACGGCGAGGCGGTGCTGTTGGCGGACCAGGACCGGCGGCGGTGGGACCGCTCGGCGATCCGGCGGGGCGTGGCCGCGCTCGGTCGGGCCTCGGCGCTGGGGCGGGGCCTCGGGCCGTACGGGTTGCAGGCGTCGATCGCCGCCTGCCACGCCGGTGCCGCCTCGGTGGCGCAGACCGACTGGGCCCGGGTGGTGCTGCTCTACGAGGCGCTCGGCCGGGTCGCGCCCTCGCCGGTCGTCGCGCTGAACCGGGCGGTGGCGGTGGCGATGGCCGACGGGCCGCAGCAGGCGCTGGCCGTGGTGGACGAGGTGGCCGCCGCCGGTCGACTGGCCGGGTCCCACCTGCTGCCGAGCGTGCGGGGTGAGCTGCTCGCCCGGCTCGGTCGGACCGTCGAGGCGCGGGCCGAGCTGGAGTTCGCCGCCCGGTTGTGCCGCAACGCCCGCGAGCGCTCGGTGCTGCTGCGCAAGGCCGACGCCCTCGGCGGGTGA
- a CDS encoding type II toxin-antitoxin system PemK/MazF family toxin produces MAGLLRNVATRLGRVTGAVGAQRGTPGPIPAQPARRRQVSALQRRELSYAPEPDGQADPGEIVWTWVPYEDDPKQGKDRPVLVVGRSSRTLFGLMLSSQSERDGQRHWLALGPGEWDRDARPSWVRLDRVLTMREDGIRREGAVLDRGRFDRIGQALRAGYGWR; encoded by the coding sequence GTGGCAGGTCTGTTGAGGAACGTGGCGACCCGGCTCGGCCGGGTGACCGGCGCGGTCGGCGCGCAGCGGGGCACCCCCGGTCCGATCCCGGCGCAGCCGGCCCGGCGGCGGCAGGTCAGCGCCCTGCAACGGCGGGAGCTGTCGTACGCGCCGGAGCCGGACGGGCAGGCCGACCCGGGGGAGATCGTCTGGACCTGGGTGCCCTACGAGGACGACCCGAAGCAGGGCAAGGACCGCCCGGTGCTGGTGGTCGGCAGGTCCAGCCGCACCCTGTTCGGGCTGATGCTCTCCAGCCAGAGCGAGCGGGACGGCCAGCGGCACTGGCTGGCGCTGGGCCCGGGGGAGTGGGACCGCGACGCCCGACCCAGTTGGGTACGCCTCGACCGGGTGCTCACCATGCGCGAGGACGGCATCCGCCGGGAGGGCGCGGTGCTGGACCGGGGTCGCTTCGACCGGATCGGGCAGGCGCTGCGGGCCGGTTACGGCTGGCGCTGA
- a CDS encoding GGDEF domain-containing protein produces the protein MPDPLTVASGVSAAGALVSVWQLRRRALQAEAELEHLQAELAAERHAASHDPLTGLPNRRAFYRLAATLLTDAGGQPLIAVVLDLNDFKQVNDRYGHAAGDQVLISVAQRLAAFAGDNLVARLGGDEFAGLLASPSVDRRWIDHATRRLCEAMAAPIPLGPCSVRVTASVGLAPVTGPTQLADALCRADAAMYRAKGVASRQSPRQLLDAARLAEC, from the coding sequence GTGCCGGATCCGTTGACCGTCGCGTCCGGCGTCTCCGCAGCCGGGGCCCTGGTCTCGGTGTGGCAGCTACGCCGCCGGGCACTGCAGGCCGAGGCGGAACTGGAGCACCTCCAGGCCGAGTTGGCCGCCGAACGGCACGCCGCCAGCCACGATCCGCTCACCGGGCTGCCCAACCGTCGGGCCTTCTACCGGCTGGCCGCCACGCTGCTCACCGACGCCGGCGGGCAGCCCCTCATCGCGGTGGTCCTCGACCTCAACGACTTCAAGCAGGTAAACGACCGCTACGGGCACGCCGCCGGTGACCAGGTGCTGATCAGCGTCGCCCAGCGGCTGGCCGCCTTCGCCGGCGACAACCTGGTCGCCCGGCTCGGTGGGGACGAGTTCGCCGGCCTGCTGGCCAGCCCGTCGGTCGACAGGCGCTGGATCGACCACGCCACCCGGCGGCTCTGCGAGGCGATGGCCGCCCCGATCCCGCTGGGCCCGTGCAGCGTCCGGGTCACCGCCTCGGTCGGACTCGCCCCGGTCACCGGCCCCACCCAACTGGCCGACGCGCTGTGCCGGGCCGACGCCGCGATGTACCGGGCGAAGGGCGTCGCCAGCCGGCAGTCACCCCGGCAACTGCTCGACGCGGCCCGGCTCGCCGAGTGCTGA
- a CDS encoding DUF397 domain-containing protein: MQQPENGVPTTQLPPLRWEKSRRSNPSGNCVELAALPGGAGIAMRNSRHPEGPALIYTVDEITAFVLGARDGDFDHLID; this comes from the coding sequence ATGCAGCAGCCTGAGAACGGCGTCCCCACCACCCAGCTGCCCCCCCTGAGGTGGGAGAAGAGCCGGCGGAGCAACCCCAGCGGCAACTGCGTCGAGTTGGCGGCACTCCCCGGCGGAGCCGGCATCGCCATGCGCAACTCGCGCCACCCCGAGGGGCCGGCCCTGATCTACACGGTGGACGAGATAACAGCGTTCGTCCTCGGTGCGCGGGACGGCGACTTCGACCACCTGATCGACTAG
- a CDS encoding helix-turn-helix domain-containing protein, translated as MVAAEGGPATGPTVLRMLLGAQLRRLREASGVTREGAGWEIRSSESKISRMELGRVGFKERDVADLLTLYGVTAVDERNALLKLARDANSPGWWHRYGDVLPTWFQSYLGLEAAAALIRSYEVQFVPGLLQTPDYARAVVLLGHRGAAVEEVDRRVELRMQRQQLLHRTDPPQLWAVIDEAVLRRPIGGPQVMRGQLTALVEATRSPHIRLQIIPFDAGGHAAAGGAFTILRFGDDDLPDIVYIEQLTSALYLDKREDLDYYAAAMERLCVEATPPERTPEVLTRLRDELYPQ; from the coding sequence ATGGTTGCCGCCGAGGGGGGACCGGCCACCGGCCCCACGGTGTTGCGGATGCTGCTCGGCGCGCAGTTGCGCCGGCTGCGGGAGGCCAGCGGCGTCACACGGGAGGGTGCCGGCTGGGAGATCCGTTCCTCGGAGTCGAAGATCAGCCGGATGGAGCTGGGTCGGGTCGGCTTCAAGGAACGCGACGTCGCCGACCTGCTCACCCTCTACGGGGTCACCGCCGTCGACGAGCGCAACGCGCTGCTCAAGCTGGCCCGGGACGCCAACAGCCCCGGCTGGTGGCACCGCTACGGTGACGTGCTGCCCACCTGGTTCCAGTCCTACCTGGGCCTGGAGGCGGCCGCCGCGTTGATCCGCAGCTACGAGGTGCAGTTCGTCCCCGGCCTCCTCCAGACCCCGGACTACGCCCGCGCGGTCGTCCTGCTCGGGCACCGGGGCGCCGCGGTAGAGGAGGTCGACCGTCGGGTGGAACTGCGGATGCAGCGTCAGCAGTTGCTGCACCGCACCGATCCGCCGCAGCTCTGGGCGGTGATCGACGAGGCCGTCCTGCGCCGGCCGATCGGCGGCCCGCAGGTGATGCGGGGGCAGTTGACCGCGCTGGTCGAGGCGACCCGTTCGCCGCACATCCGACTACAGATCATTCCGTTCGACGCCGGTGGCCACGCCGCGGCCGGTGGGGCCTTCACCATCCTGCGGTTCGGCGACGACGACCTGCCCGACATCGTCTACATCGAGCAGCTGACCAGCGCGCTCTACCTCGACAAGCGGGAGGACCTGGACTACTACGCGGCGGCTATGGAACGGCTCTGCGTCGAGGCCACCCCGCCGGAGCGTACGCCGGAGGTCCTCACCCGACTGCGGGACGAGCTCTACCCGCAGTGA
- a CDS encoding SAM-dependent methyltransferase, with amino-acid sequence MEDPVTTDAPTGAAQHPSDRIDTSVAHPARRYNYWLGGKDNFQADRDSGDAMAAAFPTIRTAALENRRFLQRAVAHLAREAGIRQFLDIGTGIPTADNTHEVAQAIAPDARVVYVDNDPIVLAHARALLTSSAQGATAYIDADLRDPEKILHHPELRRTLDLGQPVALMLVAILHFVPDPDDPYGVVRRLLAELPPGSYLAASHATYDHLAPAVAEEARVATRSGNAPGMINLRGRDDFARFFDGLDMVEPGLVSVAEWRAETEPQPRPTADEVSMYGAVARKP; translated from the coding sequence ATGGAGGACCCGGTGACCACCGATGCCCCGACGGGCGCCGCCCAGCACCCCAGCGACCGGATCGACACCTCGGTCGCGCACCCGGCCCGCCGCTACAACTACTGGCTCGGTGGCAAGGACAACTTCCAGGCCGACCGTGATTCCGGCGACGCCATGGCAGCGGCCTTCCCGACCATCCGTACCGCCGCCCTGGAGAACCGTCGGTTCCTGCAACGCGCGGTGGCCCACCTGGCCCGCGAGGCGGGCATCCGGCAGTTCCTGGACATCGGCACCGGCATCCCGACGGCGGACAACACCCACGAGGTGGCCCAGGCCATCGCCCCGGACGCCCGGGTGGTCTACGTCGACAACGACCCGATCGTGCTGGCCCACGCCCGGGCGTTGCTGACCAGTTCGGCGCAGGGCGCCACCGCCTACATCGACGCCGACCTGCGCGACCCGGAGAAGATCCTGCACCACCCCGAGCTGCGGCGCACCCTCGACCTGGGGCAGCCGGTCGCGCTGATGCTGGTGGCCATCCTGCACTTCGTGCCGGACCCCGACGACCCGTACGGCGTGGTCCGCCGGCTGCTCGCGGAGTTGCCGCCGGGCAGCTACCTGGCCGCGTCGCACGCCACCTACGACCATCTTGCTCCGGCGGTGGCTGAGGAGGCCCGGGTGGCGACCCGGAGCGGCAACGCACCCGGCATGATCAATCTGCGTGGTCGGGACGACTTCGCCCGGTTCTTCGACGGCTTGGACATGGTCGAGCCCGGCCTCGTCTCGGTGGCCGAGTGGCGGGCCGAGACCGAGCCGCAGCCCCGGCCCACCGCGGACGAGGTGAGCATGTACGGCGCGGTGGCCCGCAAGCCCTGA